One segment of Rosa chinensis cultivar Old Blush chromosome 6, RchiOBHm-V2, whole genome shotgun sequence DNA contains the following:
- the LOC112168812 gene encoding TMV resistance protein N, which produces MDLSKPQVGASSSSSSSSSSTHSLTHDVFLSFRGPDTRNNFTSHLYRNLVNKGINTFIDNDLTRGEDMSQELLDVIERSKISVVVFSANYASSKWCLDELVKIIQCKKSKQQIVYPIFYKVDSSVIKYQKGQVGQAIDHLCRYKDNLEKKESWKAALEQAASLYGWPISDKGHEANVIEQIVTEISTKITRSTLLHVATHPVGIESRVKDIVKLLNVGQDNPHMVGIWGIGGIGKSTLAKAVYNSISNKFEHSCFLANVREESSSDEGLVKLQNNFLSKIIERNPPNVTNVDEGITQLKQKLSQKRVLLVLDDVDRLDQLKKLVGGCDWFGRGSKIIITTRDTNLLSPDSTYVVKELNHEDASKLFNCYAFKGDICPDGFFELATEVIHYAKGIPLVLEVLGSDLCSKKDKDVWKAALEYYRSCYEKSYVIDVLQSCDPPKNALKNCDLPKYALEVLVEKALIKIEKDNWKRQLIWMHDRIEDMGKEIVRQEFPHEIGKRSRLWLYEDICEVLEENTGTDKIKAIVLKSVWNSPKIQLNGGSFTNLKNLQIFKVGYKMLSGESVDYLPNRLRVLDWSDCSLRSLPTNFNPRNLGMLEMSGPCMTPLGLKLKEMRHLKSIKLWDCDGLTRIPDLSGLTSLKELELSRCEDLDEVDPSVGRLDKLVILKLTQCKKLQMFPKVINLKSLETLDLSETAIKELPCLVGNLTGLKSLSLYGCHNLTDIPSSIFYELQRLEDLDLSDCRKLVTFPTKSESLPPPPVFSTNLTSRLQVRLNDCFGRLEDISEFPREIDRLSVVDCQSLKTISKLSKILEGKDSKMFGELNLSRCYTLCDNLARAVISGVDVDKGLFDLATERTGGLMEEAEELMEESEEEEAEELMEESEEEEVEEELMEEAEEELMEEEGAEAKAEAKAEAVKLTALLTLFFSCAKSEEFQVTFDATAPLPNWFTCRQDVNCDVNGEVINKEHEFCFEIPQNSNWDNKGLALCIQSCGDWDEEEDEVRYFVYINGIKFDEKILYAGDVWVHYIPFVTVKKRLSESGISSPDMFRVMFRLEEDFIDTEVPFGASWGVHLIEDLEGEGR; this is translated from the exons ATGGATCTGAGCAAACCTCAAGTCGgagcctcttcctcttcctcttcgtcCTCTTCTTCCACCCATTCGCTCACACACGATGTCTTTCTGAGCTTCAGAGGTCCGGATACCCGCAACAATTTCACAAGCCATTTGTACCGCAATTTGGTTAACAAGGGAATTAACACCTTCATAGATAATGACCTTACAAGAGGAGAAGATATGTCACAAGAGCTTCTCGACGTAATTGAGAGATCAAAGATTTCCGTAGTTGTATTTTCTGCCAACTATGCATCTTCAaagtggtgcttggatgaacttgtCAAGATCATTCAATGTAAAAAATCCAAACAACAAATAGTTTACCCAATTTTCTACAAGGTAGATTCGTCGGTGATAAAGTACCAGAAGGGCCAGGTTGGTCAGGCAATTGATCACCTTTGCAGATACAAGGATAACTTGGAGAAGAAGGAGAGTTGGAAGGCAGCTCTTGAACAAGCAGCCAGTTTGTATGGGTGGCCCATCTCCGATAAAGG GCATGAAGCGAATGTCATTGAACAAATTGTTACAGAGATATCAACCAAAATAACAAGATCCACCCTTTTACATGTGGCAACACATCCTGTTGGAATAGAATCTCGTGTAAAAGACATAGTTAAGCTCTTAAATGTAGGGCAAGACAATCCTCACATGGTAGGGATATGGGGAATTGGCGGAATAGGAAAATCAACACTTGCGAAAGCTGTTTACAATTCAATTAGCAATAAGTTTGAACATAGCTGTTTCCTGGCAAATGTTAGAGAGGAATCATCTTCAGATGAAGGTCTTGTCAAGCTACAAAACAATTTTCTTTCTAAAATTATAGAGAGAAATCCACCTAATGTGACCAATGTGGATGAAGGAATCACTCAGCTGAAGCAAAAACTAAGCCAGAAAAGGGTTCTCttagttcttgatgatgtggacCGCTTGGATCAGTTAAAAAAACTTGTTGGAGGGTGTGATTGGTTTGGTCGAGGGAGTAAAATTatcataacaacaagagataCAAATTTGCTAAGTCCTGATTCAACATATGTGGTCAAGGAATTAAATCATGAAGATGCTTCAAAGCTCTTCAATTGTTATGCCTTCAAAGGAGATATATGTCCGGATGGCTTCTTTGAACTTGCAACTGAGGTAATACATTATGCTAAAGGGATTCCGTTAGTTTTGGAAGTTTTGGGGTCAGACCTATGTAGTAAAAAGGATAAGGATGTGTGGAAAGCTGCATTAGAGTATTACAGGAGCT GTTATGAAAAAAGCTATGTGATTGATGTATTGCAAAGCTGTGACCCGCCCAAGAATGCTCTCAAAAACTGTGACCTGCCCAAGTATGCTCTTGAAGTCCTCGTAGAAAAGGCCTTAATAAAAATTGAGAAAGACAATTGGAAAAGACAATTGATTTGGATGCATGATCGTATAGAGGACATGGGAAAAGAAATTGTTCGGCAAGAGTTCCCTCATGAGATAGGAAAACGCAGTAGATTGTGGCTTTATGAGGATATTTGCGAGGTCCTTGAGGAAAACACA GGAACGGATAAAATTAAAGCCATCGTGTTGAAAAGCGTTTGGAATTCACCAAAGATACAGTTGAACGGCGGAAGCTTCACAAACTTGAAAAATCTTCAAATTTTTAAAGTCGGTTATAAGATGCTTAGTGGAGAGAGCGTGGATTATCTCCCCAACCGGTTGAGGGTCCTTGACTGGAGTGATTGTTCATTACGATCGCTGCCAACGAATTTTAATCCGAGGAACCTTGGCATGCTGGAAATGAGTGGGCCCTGCATGACTCCTCTGGGATTGAAATTGAAG GAAATGCGACACTTGAAATCTATCAAATTGTGGGACTGTGATGGTCTAACCAGAATTCCCGACTTGTCTGGATTAACATCCTTAAAGGAGCTGGAGCTGTCTCGCTGTGAAGATTTAGATGAAGTTGACCCTTCGGTTGGCCGTCTCGATAAGCTCGTCATTTTGAAACTCACCCAGTGTAAAAAGCTCCAGATGTTTCCGAAGGTGATCAACCTGAAATCTTTGGAAACTCTGGATCTAAGTGAGACTGCCATCAAAGAGTTACCTTGCTTGGTTGGAAATCTCACTGGCCTTAAATCCTTGTCTCTATATGGGTGTCATAATCTTACAGATATACCATCGAGCATTTTCTATGAATTGCAACGTCTGGAGGATCTTGATCTTTCGGATTGCAGAAAACTTGTTACATTTCCAACAAAGTCAGAATCACTTCCTCCTCCCCCGGTCTTTTCAACTAACCTCACTTCCAGATTACAAGTTCGTCTGAACGATTGTTTCGGGCGGCTTGAAGACATTTCAGAATTTCCACGAGAAATAGATCGCTTATCTGTGGTTGATTGTCAGTCATTGAAAACAATTTCAAAGTTGTCAAAAATTTTGGAGGGGAAAGattcaaaaatgtttggtgagTTGAACTTGAGTCGCTGCTACACACTCTGCGACAATCTGGCTCGTGCAGTGATATCAGGGGTTGACGTTGACAAGGGACTATTTGATCTGGCAACCGAGAGAACCGGAGGATTGATGGAAGAGGCGGAAGAATTGATGGAAGAgtcagaggaagaagaggcgGAAGAATTGATGGAAGAgtcagaggaagaagaggtagagGAAGAATTGATGGAAGAGGCAGAGGAAGAATTGATGGAAGAGGAAGGGGCAGAGGCAAAGGCAGAGGCAAAGGCAGAGGCAGTGAAATTGACGGCTCTGTTGACTCTATTTTTCTCTTGTGCGAAATCTGAAGAATTCCAAGTAACATTTGATGCAACTGCTCCGCTTCCAAACTGGTTCACCTGCCGTCAGGATGTGAATTGCGATGTGAATGGTGAAGTGATAAATAAAGAGCATGAGTTTTGCTTTGAAATTCCTCAAAACTCCAATTGGGACAACAAAGGGTTGGCTCTCTGTATTCAATCGTGTGGGGAttgggatgaggaggaggatgaggTCCGTTATTTTGTTTACATCAATGGAATAAAGTTTGATGAGAAAATCCTGTATGCGGGTGACGTGTGGGTGCATTATATTCCATTCGTGACAGTAAAAAAGAGGTTGAGTGAAAGTGGGATATCGTCACCTGATATGTTTCGAGTTATGTTTCGTCTTGAAGAAGATTTTATTGATACAGAAGTGCCTTTTGGGGCAAGCTGGGGAGTCCACCTGATCGAAGATTTGGAAGGAGAAGGCCGATGA
- the LOC112174357 gene encoding B3 domain-containing protein Os01g0234100 translates to MWETSACSEKEKPVLNMNVEDQCFEHFSDQDEDDDFTISQISSLRRPQFHPSFSPSVEQRKLLETQKKGFKTRTSPFSPTHDTQREVPGDHQKPQGCKRKRTMFENVDNPEDSSVKSQVEEIKAKIGVECPIFVKAMQPSNVASGFLLALPKQFCHSHLPSHDATIILQDESGEKYRTKFIVQKDKSILSSGWRRFCFANKLVVGDVLVFHLVRPLKFKVYIMGTHSLAEVEEAFSLLKFGSCTKQTAFEEIRPMPLPKDVCQVHIGEKTSLTLDSNAALIDEEYNEEFGFNILEDVGLSIPATDFGDVENTKDFTILVNGVSINSCLSEEIRNRYYDLCCSQRSFLHNHLLKSINGKLAAEIITETINIANAIRACRLSTPHGAYVLWEKTLDAFEILGMNVGFLHARLKQLLSLSFRTKQALIRKSKEAKLEQARAKDKVITLESKYWKLMEREDGKC, encoded by the exons ATGTGGGAGACTAGTGCTTgttcagaaaaggaaaaaccagTGCTCAACATGAATGTGGAGGACCAATGCTTCGAGCATTTCTCAGACCAAGACGAAGACGACGATTTTACCATTTCGCAAATTTCTTCTCTCCGTAGACCACAATTTCACCCTTCATTCTCTCCATCG GTAGAGCAGAGGAAGCTATTGGAGACCCAGAAAAAGGGGTTCAAGACTCGGACAAGTCCTTTCAGTCCAACCCATGACACCCAACGA GAAGTTCCTGGTGACCATCAGAAGCCTCAAGG CTGTAAACGGAAGAGAACCATGTTCGAGAATGTTGACAATCCTGAAGATTCTTCAGTCAAAAGCCAAGTTGAAgagatcaaagcaaaaataGGGGTGGAATGCCCCATCTTTGTGAAGGCTATGCAGCCATCAAATGTTGCCAGTGGCTTTTTGTTG GCATTGCCTAAGCAATTCTGCCATTCACATTTGCCATCCCATGATGCAACAATAATTTTACAAGATGAAAGCGGGGAGAAATACAGAACAAAGTTTATTGTGCAAAAGGACAAGAGCATACTGAGTAGTGGATGGAGAAGGTTTTGCTTTGCTAACAAGTTAGTTGTTGGTGATGTTTTAGTATTCCATTTGGTCAGGCCTTTAAAGTTCAAG GTGTACATAATGGGAACACATAGTTTAGCTGAAGTGGAAGAGGCTTTCAGCCTCTTGAAGTTCGGTTCCTGCACCAAACAAACAGCTTTTG AGGAAATACGTCCAATGCCTCTTCCAAAAGATGTCTGTCAAGTTCATATTGGTGAGAAGACAAGTTTGACATTAGATTCTAATGCTGCACTGATAGATGAGGAGTACAATGAAGAATTTGGCTTCAACATTTTAGAAGATGTTGGACTTTCAATACCAGCTACTGATTTTGGTGATGTTGAAAATACCAAGGATTTTACCATTCTCGTGAATGGTGTGAGTATAAATTCTTGTCTCTCCGAAGAGATCAGAAATAGGTATTATGATCTATGCTGCTCACAAAGGTCATTTCTGCACAACCATCTCCTCAAAAGTATTAATGGTAAGTTAGCTGCTGAAATAATAACCGAAACGATTAACATCGCTAATGCCATTAGAGCTTGCAGGCTTTCCACCCCCCATGGTGCTTATGTATTGTGGGAGAAGACTTTAGATGCCTTTGAGATTTTGGGTATGAATGTTGGATTCTTACATGCCCGGCTGAAGCAGCTTCTGAGCCTTTCTTTCAGGACCAAACAGGCTCTGATAAGGAAATCAAAGGAGGCTAAACTTGAGCAAGCTCGTGCAAAGGACAAGGTGATAACTCTTGAATCCAAGTATTGGAAATTAATGGAAAGAGAGGATGGTAAGTGCTGA
- the LOC121049683 gene encoding IQ domain-containing protein IQM5-like gives MYYDLWFESQSSQPFFYWLNVGDGKETNLELCSRTVLQSQCIKYLGPVETEFEQQWEMVRRKNGKMRFTMVNMFGVSRLLFMFTILAQ, from the exons ATGTACTACGATTTGTGGTTTGAAAGTCAGAGCAGCCAGCCTTTCTTCTACTG GCTGAATGTTGGAGATGGCAAGGAAACAAATCTTGAGCTATGCTCGAGGACAGTTCTACAGAGCCAATGCATCAAGTACCTTGGACCG GTTGAAACTGAATTTGAACAACAATGGGAGATGGTAAGGCGGAagaatggaaaaatgcgattcACAATGGTGAACATGTTTGGGGTTAGCAGACTGTTGTTCATGTTCACTATTTTAGCACAGTAG